The following are from one region of the Ictalurus furcatus strain D&B chromosome 11, Billie_1.0, whole genome shotgun sequence genome:
- the tmem45a gene encoding transmembrane protein 45A — MGSFKGHALPGSMLLISGVWWAVKYSLWYAIRRNKSAGAARLTTRATQHRLEIIEGATILFFGVVGILGEQFTVDGPKLHLYDSSTQHWEKLMNWQHTTIYLFFGLAGATSLTVHSTSAAPLALDRLLLGLAFFNEGFIFLYHLHGREMLDVHVHMLLLYAVFGGALVCLLEVFHRGNVLLELLRAALSLLQGSWFWQIAFVLYPPSEVKWDQSDHNNAMFITMCYSWHLAFALAIVAVAHTTVICIVRSKLSRIPPMEMGLLKPQEREGDSEDEGL, encoded by the exons ATGGGGAGTTTTAAAGGCCACGCGCTACCTGGCAGCATGTTACTGATCAGCGGTGTGTGGTGGGCGGTGAAGTACTCGCTGTGGTACGCCATCCGCAGGAACAAGAGCGCCGGTGCAGCGAGGCTTACGACGCGAGCCACACAGCACCGCCTCGAAATCATCGAAGGGGCCACGATACTCTTCTTCGGTGTTGTCG ggaTACTAGGAGAACAGTTTACAGTGGACGGTCCGAAGCTCCACCTGTACGACTCGTCCACTCAGCACTGGGAAAAACTGATGAACTGGCAGCACACGACCATATACCTGTTCTTCGGCCTGGCCGGAGCAACGTCCCTCACCGTCCACAGCACCAGCGCAGCACCTCTGGCCTTAGATCGCTTACTGCTGGGCCTGGCTTTCTTCAACGAAG gattCATATTCCTTTATCACCTGCACGGCAGAGAGATGCTGGATGTCCACGTCCACATGCTCCTGCTGTACGCCGTGTTCGGAGGAGCTCTCGTCTGCCTGCTGGAGGTCTTCCACAGAGGAAACGTGCTGCTGGAGCTGTTACGCGCCGCACTCAGTCTGCTGCAGGGCAGCTGGTTCTGGCAG ATTGCCTTTGTGCTGTACCCACCCAGTGAGGTGAAGTGGGATCAGTCTGATCACAACAACGCAATGTTCATCACCATGTGTTACAGCTGGCACCTGGCCTTCGCTCTCGCCATCGTGGCTGTAGCACACACCACTGTCATATG catAGTACGTTCCAAACTCAGCAGGATTCCGCCGATGGAGATGGGTCTGCTGAAACCACAGGAAAGAGAAGGAGACTCTGAAGACGAGGGTTTATAA
- the lnp1 gene encoding leukemia NUP98 fusion partner 1, with protein TPRIICTSSEPRSSFPVPLRSSWYLRVFRSGAPARAPHTPASKLSLRLFPSIIVDNDDDDDGNFTKWMSSYWGHGGRDERAKERKRSFRRSRQSTSDRRASMPCMSQLEAMRLKHPSTPSHLKSHEEKEVRSHPHARRVSSDEYRGNKAVGAESRISTVPELTESFKRMLRFRNHRVPSLTDSDSACLICREEMRRRGGEPGRSGQELHCSHHRLHKEVRRLEQGARRRSQSSATVRENRKEVPFCSEQEEHRLPRQHRSLRRQR; from the exons ACTCCGCGGATCATCTGCACGTCTTCAGAGCCTCGGAGCTCCTTTCCAGTCCCCCTGCGTTCTAGTTGGTACCTCCGAGTTTTCAGGTCAGGAGCCCCAGCGAGAGCTCCACACACCCCGGCCTCCAAGCTGTCTCTGCGTCTGTTCCCTTCCATCATCGTGGACAACGACGATGACGACGATGGAAACTTCACCAAATGGATGAGCAGCTACTGGGGACACGGAGGCAGAGACGAGCGAGCTAAGGAGCGCAAGAGGAGCTTCAGGAGGTCCAGACAGTCCACGAGTGACCGCCGGGCTTCAATGCCCTGCATG TCCCAGCTGGAGGCCATGCGTCTGAAACATCCTTCGACTCCCAGTCACTTAAAGAGCCATGAGGAGAAGGAGGTGCGGTCACACCCTCACGCTCGCCGCGTCTCCTCGGACGAATACAGAGGGAATAAAGCTGTCGGAGCTGAGAGTCGCATCAGCACCGTCCCTGAGCTGACGGAGTCCTTCAAGAGGATGCTGCGCTTCCGCAACCACAGAGTCCCGTCACTG ACTGATTCGGATAGCGCCTGTCTGATCTGCCGTGAAGAAATGCGCAGGAGAGGTGGAGAACCAGGAAGATCAGGCCAAGAACTTCACTGTTCTCATCATCGCCTCCATAAAGAg GTGCGGAGGCTGGAGCAGGGTGCGCGTCGACGTAGCCAGAGTTCTGCCACTGTGCGTGAAAACAGGAAGGAAGTACCATTCTGCAGCGAGCAGGAAGAACACCGCCTGCCCCGCCAACATCGTTCTCTACGCAGACAGCGCTGA